The bacterium (Candidatus Blackallbacteria) CG13_big_fil_rev_8_21_14_2_50_49_14 genome includes a window with the following:
- a CDS encoding hydrogenase nickel incorporation protein HypA: MHEFSLLADLLRKIETVRQEEQAEKIVSLTVKLGALSHISACHFREHFEHAIQGTPLAGAELEIEVATDEMAPDAQDIRLLSVEVE, from the coding sequence ATGCATGAATTCTCTCTCTTGGCCGATTTGCTACGCAAAATTGAGACCGTACGCCAAGAAGAACAGGCTGAAAAAATTGTCTCCTTAACTGTTAAATTGGGGGCGCTTTCGCATATTTCGGCCTGTCATTTTCGCGAACATTTTGAACACGCGATCCAAGGCACTCCCCTGGCAGGTGCGGAATTGGAAATTGAAGTTGCCACCGATGAAATGGCTCCCGACGCTCAGGACATCCGTCTGCTAAGCGTCGAGGTGGAATAG